CCGAGGAGGTCCAGCGCAGCCGCGAGCGGCTGGTCACCGCCCGCGAGGAGGAGCGGCGCCGGATCCGGCGCGACCTGCACGACGGCTTCGGTCCCGCGCTGAGCGGCATCGTCTTCCAGCTCGAGGCGGCCCGGATGACCGTCGACCGGGACCCGGCCCGGGCCCGCGGCCAGCTCGAGACGATCAGCTCGCAGGTGCAGGAGGTCGTCGCCGACGTACGACGCCTCGTGCACGACCTGCGTCCGCCGGCCCTCGACGACCGCGGCCTGGTCGGTGCCCTCCGGCAGCAGGCCGAGCACCTCGCCGTACCTCTCGACGTGACGGCCCCCGACGACCTCCGGCTCCCGGCGGCGGTCGAGGTCGCGGCGTACCGGATCGCGGGGGAGGCGCTCACCAACGTCGCCCGGCACGCCGACGCGAACGGTGTCCGACTGCTGGTCGAGACCGCCGACGACACCCTGGTGCTCGAGGTCGCCGACGACGGCCGCGGCATCCCCGCCGACCGGGCCGCCGGCGTCGGGCTCGCCAGCCTGCGCGAGCGGGCCGCCGAGCTCGGCGGCACCACCACCATCTCCAGCCCCCCGGGCGGCGGCACCGTCGTCCGGGCCCGACTTCCCCTGAGGAGCCCTGCATGAGCACCCCGATCCGCGTGGTCGTCGTCGACGACCACCAGATCGTCCGCGACGGACTCACCTCGCTGCTCGGCGCGCTCGACGGCATCGAGGTCGTCGGCTCCGCCTCCGACGGTCGCGAGGCGCTGCACGTCGTCGAGGACACCGCGCCCGACCTGGTGGTCATGGACATCCAGATGCCGCACCTCGACGGCATCGAGGCGACCCGGTTCCTCACCGGCCGCAACCCCGCGCTGCGGGTGGTCATGCTGACCATGAACGAGGACGACGACACGGTGCTCAGCGCGATCCGCGCCGGGGCGTGCGGCTACCTGCTCAAGGGCGCCGGCGCCGACGAGGTGCAGCACGCGATCCGCTCGGCCGCCGCCGGCGGGATGGTGTTCGGCGCCAGCCTCGCCGCCAAGGTCGCCGGCTTCTTCGCCGGTGCCCTCCCGACCCAGCGCGCCGACGACGACCCCTTCCCCGAGCTCAGCGAGCGCGAGCGGGACGTGCTCCAGCGCATCGCCGCGGGCCGGTCCAACGACGAGATCGCGGCCGCCCTCTACGTCTCCAACAAGACCGTGCGCAACACGGTCTCGGCCATCTACGCCAAGCTGCACGCCACCGGCCGTGCCGACGCCATCGTCAAGGCCCGGGAGGCGGGCTACGGTCGCGACTGAGGTGTCGGCACAATGGGAGGCATGTCGGACCCCCAGGCGCACATCCAGAGCAACGCGGCGAAGATCAACGAGCTCAACGACACCATCCGCTTCACCATGTGGTCGGTGTTCCGGCTCGAGCAGACGCTCGGTCCCGACGAGGTCGTTCGCAAGGACGAGACCGCCGAGCTGGAGGCCTTCCTCGCCGAGCTGGCCGCCGAGGACGTCGTCGTCCGTGGCCTGTACGACGTCGCGGGGCTGCGCGCCGACGCCGACCTGATGGTCTGGTGGCACGCCGCCGACAGCGACCAGCTGCAGGGCGCCTACCACCGGCTGCGCCGTACCGCCTTCGGGTCGCGGCTCGCCCCGGTCTGGTCGCAGATGGCACTGCACCGCCCCGCGGAGTTCAACCGCAGCCACCTGCCGGCGTTCCTCGCCGACGAGCGTGCCCACGCGTACGCCGCGGTCTACCCCTTCGTCCGCTCCTACGAGTGGTACCTCCTCGAGGACGCCGAGCGCCGCCGCCTGCTCGCCGAGCACGGCCAGATGGCCCGCGGCTACCCCGACGTGCGCGCCAACACCGTCCCCAGCTTCGCGCTCGGCGACTACGAGTGGATCCTCGCCTTCGAGGCCGACGACCTCACCCGGATCGTCGACCTGATGCGTCACCTGCGCGGCTCGGAGACTCGCCGCCACGTGCGCGAGGAGGTGCCGTTCTACACCGGTCGCCGCGTCGAGGTCGCCGAGCTGCTGACCCGGCTGCCCTGAGCACCAGCCAGCTCGGCGCCGCGGCCAGCCACACGGCGGTGAGGCTCACGCCGAGCCGCTGGACCAGGCCGAGGTAGGCCGCGCTGCCGTTGAGCAGCAGGGTCGCGGTCAGCACGGCGTCGATCGCGCCGCACAGCGCGGCGCCGACTCCCACGGCCAGCAGGACGAGCCGGCGCCGGTCCGCACCGTGGCGGCGCAGCGCGAGGCTGCAGGTCACCAGCACCACCAGGAAGGCGAGCGTCTCCAGGAAGCTGGACACGCCGTGCGGCTCGCTCACCTTGGCCCACCACGCCCCGGTGCCGGGGTCGGGGAGCGCCGCGCCGAAGGTGTACGACGTCGACAGCGGCACCGCCGCCTCGAAGACCGCGCACACCGAGAGCACGACGAGCGGGGCCCAGACCGCGGCACAGCGCCGGGTCAGGACCCACGACAACGCCGCCCCGGCCCCCAGAGCGACGCCGGCGACGACGTCGGCGATCCGGAACACGCGGTGGTGGGGCTGGCCGAGCGCGGACAGCTCGCTGATGAAGCTGGTGCGCAGGTCGGCGTCGACCGGGAGGACGAGCTGGAGCACCCAGTCGGCGTACCCGAGGCCGCCGACCACCAGGAGCGTGATCGCCAGCCACTGAAGGCGGCTGGGCGGCGTCACCACGCGGTCTCCTCGGCGTCGGGGCGCACCAGCGGGAAGGTCACCGTCGAGCGGATCGGGTCGCCCGACAGCAGCATGAGCAGCCGGTCGACGCCCATGCCGAGGCCGCCCGTCGGTGGCATGCCGACCTCCAGCGACTGGAGGAACAGCTCGTCGGTGACCATCGCCTCGGGATCGCCGCCGGCGGCGAGCAGGGACTGCGCCTCGAGGCGCCGGCGCTGCTCGACCGGGTCGGTCAGCTCGCTGTACGCCGTGGCGAGCTCCATCCCGAGCACGACCAGGTCCCAGCGTTCCGCGAGCGCGGGGTTGTCGTCGCGCGAGCGCGTCAGCGGGCACACCGAGGTCGGGAAGTCGGTGTAGAAGGTCGGCGCCACCGTCGTCGGCTCGACGAGCGCCTCGTAGAGCTCGAGCACGACCTGGTCGGCGCTCAGCCCGGCTCCCGCGATGCCGTGGGCAGCGGCCAGCTCGCGCAGGTCCTCGACCGGCGTCGCCCCGTCGACGCGGACGCCGAGCGCCGCCGACACCGCGTCGTGCACGGTCCGCACCGTCCAGGTGCCGTCGATCGGCAGCTCGTGCTCCTGGCCGTCCGCGTCGCGGTGCACCAGGACGGGCCGGCCGTGCACCGCGGTGGCCGCGGTGGTCACCAGCTCCTGGCACAGGTGCCGCATCGTCGTGTAGTCGCCGTGGGCGTCGTACGCCTCGAGCGCGGTGAACTCCGGGTTGTGGGTGCGGTCGGCGCCCTCGTTGCGGAAGACCCGGCCCATCTCGTAGACCCGCTCGACGCCGCCGACGCACAGCCGCTTGAGGTAGAGCTCGGGGGCGATCCGCAAGGAGAGCGGCAGGTCGTAGGCGTTGCTGTAGGTGGCGAACGGGCGGGCGTTGGCGCCGCCGTGGACCGTGTGCAGGACCGGCGTCTCGACCTCGAGGTAGTCCTGCCCGTGGAGGGTCTCGCGGATCGCGCGCAGCACCTCGGCCCGGCGCCGGAGGTGCTCGCGGGCGCTGTCGTTCATGGCGAGGTCGAGGTGGCGCTGGCGGACGCGGAGCTCGGGTGCCATCGGGCCGTTCACGTGCCCCGGCAGCGGGTGGAGGCACTTCGCGAGCATCCGCCAGGAGGTGGCGAGCACCGACCGCTCGCCGCTGCGGCTGGTGCCGACGGTGCCGTGCAGCTCGACGAGGTCGCCGAGGTCGCAGTCCCCGACGAAGACCTCGAGGGCCGGCGCGAGGTCGTCGGCCTCCAGGACGCATTGCACGCAGCCGTGCCAGTCGCGAAGCTCCACGAACACGACCCCGCCGTGGTCGCGGATCGCCACCAGCCGGCCGGCCACGGTCACCGCCGTCCCGTCCTCGGCCGCGAGGGCCGCGGCGGTCGAGGTCGGCCGCTCCCCGGCCGCCGGGTACGGCGCCCGCCCGGCCTGGGCCATCGACGACATCCGGTCCAGGCGGATCCGCACCTGCTCGGGCCGGCGCCGGCCTCGGGCGCGCAGCTCCTGGTGTGCCTCGACGGCCGCCACGATCTCGTCGGCCCGCTCCGGGGAGAGGTGCTCGGGCTCCAGCGGCCGCCGGGTCCGGATCCGCTCCGGGACGTCGATGAAGCCCTCGGCGATGCCGGCCGCGACGCCGACGCGGGGGATCATCCGCGCGTCGTCGTAGCACAGGAACCGGGGGAACCAGGCGGGCTCGTACTTCACGTTCGAGCGGTAGAGGGCCTCGAGCTGCCACCAGCGCGACAGCACGAGGAGCACCCGCCGCCAGCCCCGGAGCAGCGGGCCCGCGCCGATCCGCCCGCCCTCCTCGAAGACGGAGCGCAGGACCGCGAAGTTCAGCGAGATCCGGGCGATCCGGTGCTCGGAGCCGTGCTCGGCGATCGTGCTCACGAGGAACTCGATCACGCCGTTGGGGCCGTCGGGATCGCGCCGCATCAGGTCGAGCGAGATGCCGGACGTGCCCCACGGCACGAACGACAGCAGCGCGAGCACCGAGCCGTCGGGCGCCAGCGCCTCGGCGAGCAGGCACTCGCCGTCGGCCGGGTCGCCGAGACGACCCAGTGCCATCGAGAAGCCGCGCTCCGGCTCGTCGCCGCGCCACGCGTCGGCGAGCCGTCGCACCTGCTCCATCTCCTCGGGTGAGACCTGGTGGTGACGGCGGATCCGGACGGTCAGCCCGTGGCGCCGGGCCCGTCGTACGGCGCGCTGGATGGCCGGCAGCCGTGGCCGGCGCTGGTTGAAGTCGGCGACCTCGATGATCGCCTCGTCGCCGAGCTGCAGGGCGGTCAGCCCCGCCCGCTCGTAGTGGTGGGCGGCGCGCTCGCTCGCCCCGAGCACGGCGGGGGACCAGCCGTGGTCGCGCGCGAGCTGCTGCCAGCGGGCGATCGCGTCGGGCCACGACCCGACGTCGCCGATCGGGTCACCGCTGGCCAGGCACACGCCGACCTCGACCCGGTGCAGGACGACGGCCCGGCCGTCCTCGGAGAACACGGCGGCCTTGTCGCGGCGGGTCGCGAAGTAGCCGAGCGAGTCGTGGCGCCCGTACTCGTCGAGCAGCGCGCGCACCGCGCGCTCCTCGGGGGCCGTCAGCTTCGCGCGCATCGCCTGGGACTGGAACACGACGGCGAACGCGCCGAGCAGCGAGACGCCGCCGAGGAACCCGATCAGGTCGCTCACCCAGTCGTCCGGCCGGCCGTCGAACGCACGCGGGCCGATCACGCCACCGGTGGCGCGGTTGAGCGACCAGAGCAGCCGCTGGTCGCCCGGCAGGGTGCCGTGGAAGAGCTGGAGGAGGAGGAAGCCCAGGCCGATGCTCAGCAGCAGGCACGGCACGAGGACGGCGACCGCCTTGAGCACCGATCGCGACCGGACGCGGGTGTTGAACCCGTTGCGCGCGAGCAGCACCACGACGAGCAGCAGGGTGGCGACCGCGACCGCGACGTTGCTGCGGGGGCGGGCGGTGAACTCGCCCAGGGCGTCGGCCAGGTTGATGACCAGGACCCCGACCAGGATCCGCCAGCCCGCGCGCTTCCCGGTGCTCAGGGCGGCGGCGAGCAGCGCCAGGAAGGTGGCGTAGGCGAGGTTCGGCAGGATCAGCAGGACGTTCTCGCTGACGACGGTCAACGGCTCGCGCAACCCGTGGCGCAGCGAGGGGACCAGGCCGGCGACCGCGCAGACACCGGCCCACACGGCGACCAGGGTCGCGCTCGTCGACGGCACCGTGCGGACCAGGAGCTCGCGGAAGCCGGTCAGCCGGGCGGGAGCGACTGCTGGTCGAGACACCCGGGAACCCTACGACTCCGACCCCGGCTCGTCTCGTTTGCAAAGTCTATTGACTTAGTGCACTATGGATCCATGACCACCTCCCTCCCAGTCCTGCGTGGCACCCTCCGGGCGTCCGGGCTGTGTTGTCGCTGCTGTTGATCCGCCCCACCCGATCCAGCACCCACAACCCCCGGAGGACCCCCATGACCCAGCTCGCCGTCCTGCCCCTGCTCGAGGTCGTTCGCAACCACGCGGCCGACCCCGACCTGCTCCACCTGCTCGACCACGACCCGCACGAGCGCTCGTGGATCCGCCTGCTCACCACCGAGGACTACGAGCTCTGGCTGATCTCGTGGCCCGCCGGCGCCGCCACCGACTGGCACGACCACGGCTCGTCGTCCGGTGCCTTCACCGTCCTGGAGGGCCAGCTCACCGAGCACACCTTCGACGGCGGGCTCCAGCTGATCGACCTGGGTCCCGGCGACGGCAAGGCGTTCGGCGCGGGCTACGCGCACGACGTCCGCAATGCGACGGACCGCCCCGCCCTCTCGCTGCACGCGTACTCGCCGCGGCTGCACACCATGACCCGGTTCAAGTTCCACGGCGACCGGCTCGAGGTGCTCGGCGTCGAGCGCGCGGGGGAGGAGTGGTGAGCGCCCTGACCGCGGTGCCCGCGCCTGCGCCCGTCGCCTCCCCTGTCCGGTACGACGGCGTCGACGCCCTCCTCGCCGACGCCCGGTCCCGGCTCGACCGGATCAGCGCCCGGGCCGCCTTCCAGGAGCTGGTCGCCCTCGGTGCCCTGCTCGTCGACATCCGGCCCGCAGCCCAGCGGGCCCGCGAGGGCGAGGTCGCCCGCTGGCTGCCCGCCCTCGTCGTCGAGCGCAACGTGCTCGAGTGGCGCTTCGACCCGCGCAGTGACGCCCGGCTGCCCGAGGCGTCGTACGACCGACGGGTGATCGTGCTGTGCCAGGAGGGCTACACCTCCTCGCTCGCCGCCGACGCGCTGCGCAGCATCGGCATCGAGCGGGCCACCGACGTGATCGGCGGGTTCGCGGCCTGGCGCGAGGCCGGGATGCCGGTCTCCGGCGTCGCCGCCTGAGCGTCGTCGCGAGGGCTGCTGAGTACGCTGAAGGACATGGCATACGAGGTCGAGAAGACGGACGAGGAGTGGCGCGCCGAGCTGACTCCCGAGGAGTACCAGGTGCTCCGCAAGGCCGGCACCGAGCGGGCCTTCACCGGTGAGTACACCGACACCGAGACCAAGGGCGTCTACCGCTGCAAGGCCTGCCAGGCCAAGCTGTTCGAGTCCGACACGAAGTTCCACTCCGGGTGTGGCTGGCCGAGCTTCTACCAGCCGATCAGCGACACCATCGAGTACATCGAGGACAACTCGCACGGCATGAAGCGGGTCGAGGTGCGCTGCGCCAACTGCGGCTCGCACCTCGGCCACGTCTTCCCCGACGGCTACGGCACGCCCACGGGAGACCGGTACTGCATCAACTCGATCAGCCTCAGCCTCGAGCCGGCCGACGAGGTCGACCGGGGCTGACCGCCTGGCGGACCAGGCCGAGGACCAGCAGGTCCAGGCCGGCGGCGAACTGGGCGAGGTCGTCGTGCCGGCGGAACTGGTCCGCCATCGAGCGGATCCACGGGAGGTCGTCGTACGCCTCGCCCTGCCAGCGCTCGACGATGCGGTCGAGCTGCTCCTCCTGCGACAGCGTGGGGTCGACCGCGTCGTCCTGCGCCGACATCTCGGCGGCGACGCCGACGACGTAGCCCGTGATCGCGGTGCTGCCGTGGAACTGCTGGCGCGGGGAGAGGCCCATGGCCGCCAGGGCCCGGCCGACCTGCTCCCACACCCGCAGGGCGTTGGGACGGTCCGCGCCGCCCAGCCGTGACTGCGCCGCGAGCCACGGGTGCTCGTCCATCTGTGCGAACAGCGCCAGCGAGATCCGGCGCACCGTCGCCGCCGCCTCGAGCACCACCGCGTCGTCGGTGTCGAGCTCGACCTCCATCGGCGGCATGGGTGCGTCGTCCGCGGTCAGCGCGCGCCCGATCAGGGTGTCGCAGGCCAGGTCCAGCAGCTCGGCCTTGCCGGCGACGTACCAGTAGATGCTGCCCAGGCCGCCGCCCAGCTCGGCGGCCAGGCCGCGCAGGGTGAGGCCGCTGGTGCCGTCGCGGTCGAGCATCGCGATCGCGGTGTCGACGATCTGGTCGAGCGAGTGGGTCGCGCGGCGGGTCGTCCGAGGGCGTCCTGGCATGCCCTCAGCCTAGGGCGAGTTGACATTCTCGAACAACGTTCTATTCTCGAACAGGGTTCGAATCGAACGTCGTTCGAGAATCCTCGTCCTGAAGGGAGGCCGCCATGACCGCCACCACCGCGTCTCCGACGCCCACCACGCCGCGCGCCGCGAAGCCCACCACGCTCCGCGCCGCCGCGCCGGCGATCCTCGCCCTGTGCCTGACCATGCTCGTGGAGATGGTCGACAACTCCGTGCTGTCTGTCGCGCTGCCGACGATCGGCCGCGACCTCCCCGTCGGACCCACCGGCCTGCAGTGGATCGTCGGCGCCTACTCGCTCACCTTCGGCGGACTGTTGATGGTCGGCGGCACGCTCGGCGACAGGCTGGGGCGCCGCCGCACGCTGCTCGTCGGCATCGCCGGCTTCGGGCTGGCGTCCTCGCTCGTCGTGCTCGCGACCGAGTCGTGGCAGCTGATCGGCGTGCGTGCTCTGTGCGGCGTGTTCGCCGCCCTCATCGCACCCGGCACCATGTCCCTCGTCTTCCGGCTCTTCGACGACGACGAGCTGCGCCGGCGCGCGATCGGGCTGATCGTCAGTGTCGCGATGGTGGGCGTGATGGTCGGGCCGGTCCTGGGCGGCCTCGCCGTCAGCCACCTGCCGTGGCAGGCGCTGCTCGTGGTCAACGCCCCGGTCGCCGCCATTGCCTTCTGGGGGGTCGCCCGCGGCATCCCTGTCGACGACCCGGCCGAGCGTCGTACCGGTGGCGCGGACGTGCCCGGAGCCGTGCTCTCGGTCGCGATGCTCGGCCTGATCCTGTTCACCTTCACGCTCGGCGTCGACGCCGGCTGGACCGCGCCGGTCACTGTCGTCACGGCGAGCGCCGCGCTGGCGGCGGGCGTCGGCTTCGTGCTGCGCGAGCGCGCCGCGGCCGATCCGATGCTCGACCTGCGCCTGCTCGGCCGTCGCACCGTGCGCGGCAGCGCGATCCTGCAGACCGGCGTGATGGTCGCGATGGTCGGCGTCATGTTCGCCGCGACCCAGCTGTTCCAGTTCGCCTGGGGCTGGACGCCGCTGCAGGCCGGCCTGGGCACGCTGCCGATGGTCGCCGGCATGTTCGTCTCCGGGCCGGTCACCGATGCGCTCGTCGCCCGCCTCGGCCACCGGGCCACCGCCCTGGCCGGCAGCACGTCGCTGCTGGTCTCCCTGGCCGTCGAGTACGTCGCCCTCGGCGCCGGCTACCCGGTCTTCGCCGCCGGCATGGTGCTGCTCGCGGTGGCGGCGCGGATGGTGATGACGACGTCGGCGGTCGCGCTGATCGAGGCGCTCCCTGAGGACCACACCGGCATCGGCTCGGCCCTCAACGACACGGCCCAGGAGATCGGCAACGTCTTCGGTGTCGCCGTGGTCGGCACCGTCACCGCGGCCGTCATGGGCACCATGCTGCCGAGCGGGCGCTGGAGTGCCGCGGTGGTCGAGGAGTTCCTGCGCAGCCAGCGGATCGGGTTCGCGATCCTGGCCGGCCTGGTCGCCGTGATCACCGTGGTGGGCGGGCGCACCCTGACCGCCTCGAGGTCGACCGACGAGCACTGAGACTTGACCTGTTCCTGAATTGCATATGAGAATCATTCTCATGTTGATCCGATCCGGTGTCCCCGTCGTCCTCGGTGCCCTCGTCCTCGCCGCGTGCGGAGCCGAGCAGTCCACCCGCCCGTCGTCCTCCCCGTCACCGTCCGCCGGTGCGTCCGCGGCGGCGACGGAGGTGGACGGTCCGCGGCCCCGTCTCGCGATGACGTACGACGGCGGGGTGCTCGTCCTCGACGCCCGGACGGGGGAGGTGCTGCTCGACGAGGAGCGGGAGGGCTTCCTCCGCCTCAACCCCGCGGGGGACGGGCGCCACGTGCTCGTGTCCGGCGCCGGTGGGCTCACGGCACTCGACACGGGGGCCTGGACCGACGAGCACGGCGACCACGGCCACTCGTGGACGGGCGAGCCCCGGGTGACGGGCTTCAGGATCGAGGCCGAGGAGCCCGGGCACGTCGTGGCGCACCACGGCCGGACCACGGTCTTCGACGACGGCACCGGTGCGATCACGGCCTTCGACCCCGCCGACCTGGCGGACGGCACGCCGGAGGTCGAGACCTTCCGCGCCGCCGAGGCGCACCACGGCGTCGCCGTGCAGGACGGGCACGGCAACCCGATGATGACCGTGGGCGACGAGGAGTCGCGCTCCGGGATCCGCGTGGTCACGGCGGCCGGCAACGAGCTGGCCTCGTCCGACGAGTGCCCGGGCGTGCACGGCGAGGCGTTCGCCGGCGACGTCGCCCTGTTCGGCTGCGAGGACGGCGTGCTGCTCGTCGACGGACGCGAGGTCACCAAGATCGCCTCCCCCGACCCGTACGGCCGCATCGGCAACCAGGCCGGGCACGACACGTCGCCGTACGTGCTCGGCGACTACAAGGTCGACGCCGACGCCGAGCTCGAGCGACCGACCCGGGTCTCGCTCATCGACACCCGCGACGCCTCGCTGCGGCTGCTCGACCTGCCGGCCAGCTACAGCTTCCGCTCCCTGGGGCGCACGCCCGACGGCGACGCGCTGGTGCTCGGCACCGACGGGGCCCTGCACGTCATCGACGTCGCGGCTGCCCGGCTCAGCGCCTCCGTCCCCGTCGTCGCGGCCTGGCGGGAGCCGAAGGACTGGCAGCAGCCGCGACCGCTGCTCGAGGTGGTCGGGAGCACGGCATACGTCACCGAGCCCGCCACCCGGCAGGTCCACGTCGTCGACCTCGCCAGCCACCGCGTCGTCGACAGCATCGAGCTCCCGCAGGTCCCGGTCGAGCTCCGCGGCGTCAGCGGCTGAGCGCGAGGGCGTGTCCTAGGCTCGCCGCATGGCGAAGACCGCGGCGGCGATGGTCCAGGCAGGCGACCGCGAGGTCCGGGTGTCGAGCCCGGACCGGGTGATCTACGAGGCGACCGAGCGCACGCCCGAGGTCACCAAGCTGATGGTCGCCGAGTACTTCGTCGCGGTCGAGGACGGCCTGATGCGTGCCCTGCGCGACCGGCCGACCGCGCTCG
This genomic interval from Nocardioides kongjuensis contains the following:
- a CDS encoding response regulator transcription factor: MSTPIRVVVVDDHQIVRDGLTSLLGALDGIEVVGSASDGREALHVVEDTAPDLVVMDIQMPHLDGIEATRFLTGRNPALRVVMLTMNEDDDTVLSAIRAGACGYLLKGAGADEVQHAIRSAAAGGMVFGASLAAKVAGFFAGALPTQRADDDPFPELSERERDVLQRIAAGRSNDEIAAALYVSNKTVRNTVSAIYAKLHATGRADAIVKAREAGYGRD
- the hemQ gene encoding hydrogen peroxide-dependent heme synthase codes for the protein MSDPQAHIQSNAAKINELNDTIRFTMWSVFRLEQTLGPDEVVRKDETAELEAFLAELAAEDVVVRGLYDVAGLRADADLMVWWHAADSDQLQGAYHRLRRTAFGSRLAPVWSQMALHRPAEFNRSHLPAFLADERAHAYAAVYPFVRSYEWYLLEDAERRRLLAEHGQMARGYPDVRANTVPSFALGDYEWILAFEADDLTRIVDLMRHLRGSETRRHVREEVPFYTGRRVEVAELLTRLP
- the lysX gene encoding bifunctional lysylphosphatidylglycerol synthetase/lysine--tRNA ligase LysX, with the protein product MSRPAVAPARLTGFRELLVRTVPSTSATLVAVWAGVCAVAGLVPSLRHGLREPLTVVSENVLLILPNLAYATFLALLAAALSTGKRAGWRILVGVLVINLADALGEFTARPRSNVAVAVATLLLVVVLLARNGFNTRVRSRSVLKAVAVLVPCLLLSIGLGFLLLQLFHGTLPGDQRLLWSLNRATGGVIGPRAFDGRPDDWVSDLIGFLGGVSLLGAFAVVFQSQAMRAKLTAPEERAVRALLDEYGRHDSLGYFATRRDKAAVFSEDGRAVVLHRVEVGVCLASGDPIGDVGSWPDAIARWQQLARDHGWSPAVLGASERAAHHYERAGLTALQLGDEAIIEVADFNQRRPRLPAIQRAVRRARRHGLTVRIRRHHQVSPEEMEQVRRLADAWRGDEPERGFSMALGRLGDPADGECLLAEALAPDGSVLALLSFVPWGTSGISLDLMRRDPDGPNGVIEFLVSTIAEHGSEHRIARISLNFAVLRSVFEEGGRIGAGPLLRGWRRVLLVLSRWWQLEALYRSNVKYEPAWFPRFLCYDDARMIPRVGVAAGIAEGFIDVPERIRTRRPLEPEHLSPERADEIVAAVEAHQELRARGRRRPEQVRIRLDRMSSMAQAGRAPYPAAGERPTSTAAALAAEDGTAVTVAGRLVAIRDHGGVVFVELRDWHGCVQCVLEADDLAPALEVFVGDCDLGDLVELHGTVGTSRSGERSVLATSWRMLAKCLHPLPGHVNGPMAPELRVRQRHLDLAMNDSAREHLRRRAEVLRAIRETLHGQDYLEVETPVLHTVHGGANARPFATYSNAYDLPLSLRIAPELYLKRLCVGGVERVYEMGRVFRNEGADRTHNPEFTALEAYDAHGDYTTMRHLCQELVTTAATAVHGRPVLVHRDADGQEHELPIDGTWTVRTVHDAVSAALGVRVDGATPVEDLRELAAAHGIAGAGLSADQVVLELYEALVEPTTVAPTFYTDFPTSVCPLTRSRDDNPALAERWDLVVLGMELATAYSELTDPVEQRRRLEAQSLLAAGGDPEAMVTDELFLQSLEVGMPPTGGLGMGVDRLLMLLSGDPIRSTVTFPLVRPDAEETAW
- a CDS encoding cysteine dioxygenase produces the protein MTQLAVLPLLEVVRNHAADPDLLHLLDHDPHERSWIRLLTTEDYELWLISWPAGAATDWHDHGSSSGAFTVLEGQLTEHTFDGGLQLIDLGPGDGKAFGAGYAHDVRNATDRPALSLHAYSPRLHTMTRFKFHGDRLEVLGVERAGEEW
- a CDS encoding rhodanese-like domain-containing protein, with translation MSALTAVPAPAPVASPVRYDGVDALLADARSRLDRISARAAFQELVALGALLVDIRPAAQRAREGEVARWLPALVVERNVLEWRFDPRSDARLPEASYDRRVIVLCQEGYTSSLAADALRSIGIERATDVIGGFAAWREAGMPVSGVAA
- the msrB gene encoding peptide-methionine (R)-S-oxide reductase MsrB, whose product is MAYEVEKTDEEWRAELTPEEYQVLRKAGTERAFTGEYTDTETKGVYRCKACQAKLFESDTKFHSGCGWPSFYQPISDTIEYIEDNSHGMKRVEVRCANCGSHLGHVFPDGYGTPTGDRYCINSISLSLEPADEVDRG
- a CDS encoding TetR/AcrR family transcriptional regulator, translating into MPGRPRTTRRATHSLDQIVDTAIAMLDRDGTSGLTLRGLAAELGGGLGSIYWYVAGKAELLDLACDTLIGRALTADDAPMPPMEVELDTDDAVVLEAAATVRRISLALFAQMDEHPWLAAQSRLGGADRPNALRVWEQVGRALAAMGLSPRQQFHGSTAITGYVVGVAAEMSAQDDAVDPTLSQEEQLDRIVERWQGEAYDDLPWIRSMADQFRRHDDLAQFAAGLDLLVLGLVRQAVSPGRPRRPARG
- a CDS encoding MFS transporter; the encoded protein is MTATTASPTPTTPRAAKPTTLRAAAPAILALCLTMLVEMVDNSVLSVALPTIGRDLPVGPTGLQWIVGAYSLTFGGLLMVGGTLGDRLGRRRTLLVGIAGFGLASSLVVLATESWQLIGVRALCGVFAALIAPGTMSLVFRLFDDDELRRRAIGLIVSVAMVGVMVGPVLGGLAVSHLPWQALLVVNAPVAAIAFWGVARGIPVDDPAERRTGGADVPGAVLSVAMLGLILFTFTLGVDAGWTAPVTVVTASAALAAGVGFVLRERAAADPMLDLRLLGRRTVRGSAILQTGVMVAMVGVMFAATQLFQFAWGWTPLQAGLGTLPMVAGMFVSGPVTDALVARLGHRATALAGSTSLLVSLAVEYVALGAGYPVFAAGMVLLAVAARMVMTTSAVALIEALPEDHTGIGSALNDTAQEIGNVFGVAVVGTVTAAVMGTMLPSGRWSAAVVEEFLRSQRIGFAILAGLVAVITVVGGRTLTASRSTDEH
- the aztD gene encoding zinc metallochaperone AztD; protein product: MLIRSGVPVVLGALVLAACGAEQSTRPSSSPSPSAGASAAATEVDGPRPRLAMTYDGGVLVLDARTGEVLLDEEREGFLRLNPAGDGRHVLVSGAGGLTALDTGAWTDEHGDHGHSWTGEPRVTGFRIEAEEPGHVVAHHGRTTVFDDGTGAITAFDPADLADGTPEVETFRAAEAHHGVAVQDGHGNPMMTVGDEESRSGIRVVTAAGNELASSDECPGVHGEAFAGDVALFGCEDGVLLVDGREVTKIASPDPYGRIGNQAGHDTSPYVLGDYKVDADAELERPTRVSLIDTRDASLRLLDLPASYSFRSLGRTPDGDALVLGTDGALHVIDVAAARLSASVPVVAAWREPKDWQQPRPLLEVVGSTAYVTEPATRQVHVVDLASHRVVDSIELPQVPVELRGVSG